Proteins co-encoded in one Streptococcus pyogenes genomic window:
- the adhP gene encoding alcohol dehydrogenase AdhP — translation MKAVVVNQASTGVEVVEHDLPNIGHGEALVKVEYCGVCHTDLHVAHGDFGQVPGRILGHEGIGIVEEIGEGVTSLKVGDRVSIAWFFEGCGHCEYCTTGRETLCRSVKNAGYSVDGGMSEYAVVTADYAVKVPEGLDPAQASSITCAGVTTYKAIKEAGAAPGQWIVIFGAGGLGNLAVQYAKKVFNAHVVAVDINNDKLELAKEVGADILVNGKEIEDVPGYIQEKTGGAHGVVVTAVSKVAFNQAIDSVRAGGTVVAVGLPSEYMELSIVKTVLDGIKVVGSLVGTRKDLEEAFAFGAEGLVAPVVEKVPVDTAPEVFDEMERGLIQGRKVLDFIS, via the coding sequence ATGAAAGCCGTAGTTGTTAATCAAGCTAGTACAGGTGTCGAAGTTGTTGAGCATGATCTTCCAAATATTGGTCATGGTGAAGCGCTTGTTAAAGTAGAATACTGTGGCGTTTGTCATACTGATTTACACGTTGCACATGGCGATTTTGGTCAGGTACCAGGACGTATTTTGGGGCACGAAGGTATTGGTATAGTAGAAGAAATTGGAGAAGGCGTAACATCCTTAAAGGTTGGTGATCGTGTCTCTATTGCATGGTTCTTTGAAGGATGTGGTCATTGCGAATACTGTACTACAGGACGTGAGACACTTTGTCGTAGTGTTAAAAATGCTGGATACAGTGTTGATGGAGGAATGAGTGAATATGCAGTAGTAACAGCTGATTATGCAGTTAAAGTTCCAGAAGGTTTAGACCCGGCTCAAGCTTCTTCCATTACTTGTGCTGGTGTAACAACTTATAAAGCTATTAAAGAGGCAGGTGCTGCTCCAGGCCAATGGATTGTTATCTTTGGGGCTGGTGGCCTTGGAAATCTGGCTGTTCAATACGCTAAAAAAGTCTTTAATGCACATGTTGTCGCAGTGGACATTAATAATGATAAACTTGAGTTAGCTAAAGAAGTTGGCGCAGATATTTTAGTTAACGGCAAAGAAATTGAAGATGTTCCAGGCTATATTCAAGAAAAAACCGGTGGAGCACATGGTGTTGTGGTAACGGCTGTTTCTAAAGTTGCTTTTAACCAAGCAATTGATAGTGTCCGTGCCGGTGGAACAGTTGTAGCCGTAGGTCTTCCATCAGAATACATGGAACTGTCTATCGTAAAAACTGTTTTAGATGGTATCAAAGTGGTCGGATCACTTGTAGGGACACGTAAAGACTTGGAAGAAGCCTTTGCCTTTGGTGCAGAAGGTCTGGTTGCTCCGGTTGTCGAAAAAGTTCCAGTTGACACTGCTCCAGAAGTCTTTGATGAAATGGAACGTGGTTTAATCCAAGGGCGCAAGGTCTTAGATTTCATCAGCTAA
- a CDS encoding MATE family efflux transporter yields MIYNNRRKIFSLALPSMIENILQMLMGMVDNYLVAQIGLVAVSGVSIANNIISIYQSLFIALGAAVSSLIARSIGENNQNKQLNYMAGVLQVTLLLSVGLGLLSVAGHHQVLEWLGAEASVTLVGGQYLSIVGGMIVSLGLLTSLGAIVRAQGYPKIPMQVSLLINVLNAIFSALSIYVWGFGLLGVAWATVLSRLVGVFLLCQFIPIKQVAKRLMRPLDKIIFDLSLPAAGERLMMRAGDVLIIGIVVRFGTTALAGNAIGETLTQFNYMPGLAMATATIILVARQLGGGKVTEIRYIIREAFILSTLMMLVMGALTYLLGPSLLPLFTQNTDAQRSAMIVLLFSLLGAPATAGTLVYTAVWQGLGKAKLPFYATTIGMWVIRIGLGYVIGVVWQYGLIGVWMATVLDNTSRWFILSKHFKKYQEITFH; encoded by the coding sequence ATGATATATAATAATAGAAGAAAAATTTTCTCTTTAGCTCTGCCTTCTATGATAGAAAATATTTTACAGATGTTAATGGGAATGGTTGATAATTACCTGGTGGCTCAAATTGGACTTGTAGCAGTCTCTGGTGTCTCCATAGCTAACAACATTATCAGTATTTATCAGTCCCTCTTTATCGCGCTGGGAGCTGCTGTATCTAGTCTGATTGCTCGAAGTATTGGAGAAAATAATCAGAACAAACAATTAAACTATATGGCAGGTGTCTTGCAAGTAACACTCCTCCTTTCGGTCGGCTTAGGGTTGTTATCAGTTGCTGGACATCATCAGGTGTTAGAATGGCTAGGAGCTGAAGCTTCTGTAACATTGGTTGGAGGGCAATATCTATCCATTGTCGGCGGTATGATTGTTAGTCTAGGACTTTTAACTAGCTTAGGAGCTATTGTTCGAGCTCAAGGGTATCCTAAGATTCCTATGCAAGTGAGCTTATTAATAAACGTACTCAATGCCATTTTTTCTGCCTTGTCTATCTATGTATGGGGATTTGGTCTTCTTGGTGTTGCTTGGGCGACGGTTTTATCTCGTTTAGTGGGTGTGTTTTTACTTTGTCAGTTTATTCCTATTAAACAGGTTGCGAAACGATTGATGAGACCTTTGGACAAAATTATTTTTGATTTATCACTACCTGCTGCTGGTGAACGTTTGATGATGAGAGCAGGAGATGTCCTAATTATTGGCATTGTTGTTCGCTTTGGGACAACGGCCTTGGCAGGTAATGCTATTGGAGAAACCTTGACTCAGTTTAATTACATGCCTGGCTTAGCCATGGCAACGGCAACAATTATTCTAGTGGCTAGGCAACTGGGGGGCGGTAAGGTGACTGAGATAAGGTATATTATTAGAGAAGCTTTTATTTTATCCACCCTCATGATGCTGGTTATGGGAGCCTTGACCTATCTGCTAGGTCCTAGTCTCTTGCCGCTATTTACACAGAATACTGATGCTCAAAGGTCTGCCATGATTGTTTTACTTTTTTCTTTACTAGGAGCTCCCGCAACGGCAGGCACTTTAGTTTATACAGCCGTCTGGCAGGGTTTGGGAAAAGCAAAGCTTCCTTTCTATGCAACAACCATAGGAATGTGGGTGATTCGCATTGGCCTTGGTTATGTGATTGGTGTGGTTTGGCAATATGGACTCATAGGGGTCTGGATGGCGACAGTGTTAGATAATACCAGTCGGTGGTTTATTCTCTCTAAACACTTTAAAAAGTACCAAGAAATTACCTTTCATTAG
- the rpsJ gene encoding 30S ribosomal protein S10: MANKKIRIRLKAYEHRTLDTAAEKIVETATRTGATVAGPVPLPTERSLYTIIRATHKYKDSREQFEMRTHKRLVDIINPTQKTVDALMKLDLPSGVNVEIKL, translated from the coding sequence ATGGCAAACAAAAAAATCCGTATCCGTTTGAAAGCGTACGAACACCGTACACTTGATACAGCGGCAGAAAAAATCGTTGAAACTGCAACACGTACAGGTGCTACAGTTGCTGGACCAGTTCCACTTCCAACTGAACGCAGTCTTTACACAATTATTCGTGCGACTCACAAATACAAAGATTCTCGCGAACAATTTGAAATGCGTACACACAAACGTTTGGTAGACATCATCAATCCAACACAAAAAACTGTTGATGCTTTGATGAAACTTGATCTTCCAAGTGGTGTCAACGTAGAAATCAAACTTTAA
- the rplC gene encoding 50S ribosomal protein L3, whose protein sequence is MTKGILGKKVGMTQIFTESGEFIPVTVIEATPNVVLQVKTVETDGYEAVQVGFDDKREVLSNKPAKGHVAKANTAPKRFIREFKNIEGLEVGAELSVEQFEAGDVVDVTGTSKGKGFQGVIKRHGQSRGPMAHGSRYHRRPGSMGPVAPNRVFKNKRLAGRMGGNRVTVQNLEIVQVIPEKNVILVKGNVPGAKKSLITIKSAVKAAK, encoded by the coding sequence ATGACAAAAGGAATCTTAGGGAAAAAAGTGGGAATGACTCAAATCTTCACTGAATCAGGCGAATTCATCCCTGTTACTGTCATTGAAGCAACTCCAAACGTTGTGCTTCAAGTTAAAACTGTTGAAACAGACGGTTATGAAGCAGTTCAGGTTGGTTTTGATGACAAACGTGAAGTCTTGAGTAACAAACCTGCCAAAGGCCATGTTGCAAAAGCAAACACAGCTCCTAAGCGCTTCATTCGTGAATTCAAAAACATTGAAGGCTTAGAAGTTGGTGCAGAATTATCTGTAGAACAATTTGAAGCTGGTGATGTTGTTGACGTCACAGGGACATCAAAAGGTAAAGGTTTCCAAGGTGTTATCAAACGCCATGGTCAATCACGTGGTCCTATGGCTCACGGTTCTCGTTACCATCGTCGCCCAGGTTCTATGGGACCTGTTGCGCCTAACCGCGTTTTCAAAAACAAACGCTTGGCAGGACGTATGGGTGGTAACCGTGTAACAGTTCAAAACCTTGAAATTGTACAAGTTATCCCAGAAAAGAACGTTATCCTTGTTAAAGGTAACGTACCAGGTGCTAAGAAATCTCTTATCACTATCAAGTCAGCAGTTAAAGCTGCTAAATAA
- the rplD gene encoding 50S ribosomal protein L4, producing the protein MANVKLFDQTGKEVSSVELNDAIFGIEPNESVVFDVVISQRASLRQGTHAVKNRSAVSGGGRKPWRQKGTGRARQGSIRSPQWRGGGVVFGPTPRSYGYKLPQKVRRLALKSVYSAKVAEDKFVAVEGLSFAAPKTAEFAKVLSALSIDTKVLVLVEEGNEFAALSARNLPNVTVATAATASVLDIVNADKLLVTKEAISTIEEVLA; encoded by the coding sequence ATGGCAAACGTAAAACTATTTGACCAAACTGGTAAAGAAGTTAGCTCAGTTGAATTAAACGACGCTATCTTCGGTATCGAACCAAACGAATCAGTTGTTTTTGATGTTGTAATTAGCCAACGCGCTAGCCTTCGCCAAGGTACTCATGCGGTTAAAAACCGTTCAGCAGTATCAGGTGGTGGACGTAAACCATGGCGTCAAAAAGGAACTGGACGCGCTCGTCAAGGTTCTATCCGCTCACCACAATGGCGTGGTGGTGGTGTTGTCTTTGGACCAACTCCCCGTTCATACGGATACAAACTTCCACAAAAAGTTCGTCGCCTTGCGTTGAAATCAGTTTACTCAGCAAAAGTTGCTGAAGATAAATTTGTAGCTGTAGAAGGCCTTTCATTTGCAGCACCAAAAACTGCTGAATTTGCAAAAGTGCTTTCAGCTCTTAGCATTGATACAAAAGTACTTGTTCTTGTTGAAGAAGGAAATGAATTTGCAGCACTTTCTGCACGTAACCTTCCAAACGTAACTGTTGCAACTGCAGCAACTGCAAGTGTTCTTGATATCGTGAACGCAGACAAACTTCTTGTTACTAAAGAAGCAATCTCTACAATTGAGGAGGTTCTTGCATAA
- a CDS encoding 50S ribosomal protein L23 — MNLYDVIKKPVITEKSMIALEAGKYTFEVDTRAHKLLIKQAVEAAFDGVKVASVNTVNVKPKAKRVGRYTGFTSKTKKAIITLTADSKAIELFAAEAE; from the coding sequence ATGAATTTGTACGACGTAATCAAAAAACCAGTTATCACTGAGAAGTCAATGATTGCTCTTGAAGCAGGCAAATACACTTTCGAAGTTGATACTCGTGCACACAAACTTTTGATCAAACAAGCTGTTGAAGCTGCTTTTGACGGAGTTAAAGTTGCAAGTGTAAACACTGTTAACGTTAAACCAAAAGCAAAACGCGTTGGTCGTTACACAGGTTTCACTTCAAAAACTAAAAAAGCTATCATCACTCTTACAGCTGATTCTAAAGCAATCGAGTTGTTCGCAGCTGAAGCTGAATAA
- the rplB gene encoding 50S ribosomal protein L2, with protein MGIKVYKPTTNGRRNMTSLDFAEITTSTPEKSLLVSLKSKAGRNNNGRITVRHQGGGHKRHYRLIDFKRNKDGVEAVVKTIEYDPNRTANIALVHYTDGVKAYIIAPKGLEVGQRIVSGPDADIKVGNALPLANIPVGTVVHNIELKPGKGGELVRAAGASAQVLGQEGKYVLVRLQSGEVRMILGTCRATIGTVGNEQQSLVNIGKAGRSRWKGIRPTVRGSVMNPNDHPHGGGEGKAPVGRKAPSTPWGKPALGLKTRNKKAKSDKLIVRRRNEK; from the coding sequence GTGGGTATTAAAGTTTATAAACCAACGACAAATGGCCGTCGTAACATGACTTCTTTGGATTTCGCGGAAATCACAACAAGCACGCCTGAGAAATCATTGCTTGTTTCTCTTAAGAGCAAAGCTGGTCGTAACAACAATGGTCGCATCACAGTTCGTCACCAAGGTGGTGGACACAAACGTCATTACCGTTTGATCGACTTCAAACGTAACAAAGATGGCGTTGAAGCAGTTGTTAAAACAATCGAATACGATCCAAACCGTACTGCAAACATCGCACTTGTACATTACACTGACGGTGTGAAAGCTTACATCATTGCACCTAAAGGTCTTGAAGTAGGTCAACGTATTGTTTCTGGTCCAGATGCAGATATCAAAGTTGGTAACGCACTTCCATTAGCAAACATTCCTGTCGGTACAGTTGTTCACAATATTGAGTTGAAACCTGGTAAAGGTGGAGAACTTGTTCGTGCAGCTGGAGCTTCTGCTCAAGTACTTGGTCAAGAAGGTAAATACGTTCTTGTTCGTCTTCAATCAGGCGAAGTTCGTATGATTCTTGGTACATGCCGTGCAACTATCGGTACTGTTGGTAACGAACAACAATCACTTGTTAACATTGGTAAAGCAGGACGTAGCCGTTGGAAAGGTATCCGCCCAACAGTTCGTGGTTCTGTAATGAACCCTAACGATCACCCACACGGTGGTGGTGAAGGTAAAGCACCAGTTGGACGTAAAGCGCCATCAACTCCATGGGGTAAACCAGCGCTTGGTCTTAAAACTCGTAACAAGAAAGCTAAATCAGACAAACTTATCGTTCGTCGTCGTAACGAAAAATAA
- the rpsS gene encoding 30S ribosomal protein S19: protein MGRSLKKGPFVDEHLMKKVEAQANDEKKKVIKTWSRRSTIFPSFIGYTIAVYDGRKHVPVYIQEDMVGHKLGEFAPTRTYKGHAADDKKTRR from the coding sequence ATGGGACGTAGTCTTAAAAAAGGACCTTTCGTCGATGAGCATTTGATGAAAAAAGTTGAAGCTCAAGCAAACGACGAAAAGAAAAAAGTAATCAAAACTTGGTCACGTCGTTCAACGATTTTCCCAAGTTTCATCGGATATACAATCGCAGTTTATGACGGACGTAAACATGTACCTGTTTACATCCAAGAAGACATGGTAGGTCACAAACTTGGTGAATTTGCACCAACGCGTACTTACAAAGGTCACGCAGCTGACGACAAGAAAACACGTCGTTAA
- the rplV gene encoding 50S ribosomal protein L22 → MAEITSAKAMARTVRVSPRKTRLVLDLIRGKKVADAIAILKFTPNKAARVIEKTLNSAIANAENNFGLEKANLVVSETFANEGPTMKRFRPRAKGSASPINKRTTHVTVVVSEK, encoded by the coding sequence ATGGCAGAAATTACTTCAGCTAAAGCAATGGCTCGTACAGTGCGTGTTTCACCTCGTAAAACACGTTTAGTACTTGATCTTATCCGTGGTAAGAAAGTTGCTGACGCAATCGCAATCTTAAAATTCACTCCAAACAAAGCAGCTCGTGTTATTGAGAAAACTCTTAACTCAGCAATTGCTAACGCAGAAAACAACTTTGGTTTGGAAAAAGCAAACTTGGTAGTATCTGAAACATTCGCTAACGAAGGACCAACAATGAAACGTTTCCGTCCACGTGCGAAAGGTTCAGCTTCACCAATCAACAAACGTACAACTCACGTAACTGTAGTTGTATCAGAAAAATAA
- the rpsC gene encoding 30S ribosomal protein S3 has translation MGQKVHPIGMRVGIIRDWDAKWYAEKEYADYLHEDLAIRKFINKELADASVSTIEIERAVNKVIVSLHTAKPGMVIGKGGANVDALRGQLNKLTGKQVHINIIEIKQPDLDAHLVGENIARQLEQRVAFRRAQKQAIQRTMRAGAKGIKTQVSGRLNGADIARAEGYSEGTVPLHTLRADIDYAWEEADTTYGKLGVKVWIYRGEVLPARKNTKGGK, from the coding sequence GTGGGTCAAAAAGTACATCCAATTGGTATGCGTGTCGGAATCATCCGTGACTGGGATGCGAAATGGTATGCTGAAAAAGAATACGCGGATTACCTTCATGAAGATCTTGCAATCCGTAAATTCATTAATAAAGAATTAGCTGACGCATCAGTTTCAACTATTGAAATTGAACGTGCAGTAAACAAAGTTATTGTTTCACTTCACACTGCTAAACCAGGTATGGTTATCGGTAAAGGTGGCGCAAACGTTGACGCTCTTCGTGGTCAACTTAACAAATTAACTGGAAAACAAGTACACATCAACATCATCGAAATCAAACAACCTGATTTAGATGCTCACCTTGTTGGTGAAAACATTGCTCGTCAACTTGAGCAACGTGTTGCTTTCCGTCGTGCTCAAAAACAAGCAATCCAACGTACAATGCGTGCAGGAGCTAAAGGGATTAAAACTCAAGTTTCTGGTCGTTTGAACGGTGCTGATATCGCTCGTGCTGAAGGTTATTCAGAAGGAACTGTTCCACTTCACACGCTTCGCGCTGATATCGACTATGCTTGGGAAGAAGCTGACACAACTTATGGTAAACTTGGCGTTAAAGTTTGGATTTACCGTGGAGAAGTTCTTCCAGCTCGTAAAAACACTAAAGGAGGCAAATAA
- the rplP gene encoding 50S ribosomal protein L16, whose protein sequence is MLVPKRVKHRREFRGKMRGEAKGGKEVSFGEYGLQATTSHWITNRQIEAARIAMTRYMKRGGKVWIKIFPHKSYTAKAIGVRMGSGKGAPEGWVAPVKRGKVMFEIAGVSEEIAREALRLASHKLPVKCKFVKREAE, encoded by the coding sequence ATGTTAGTACCTAAACGTGTTAAACACCGTCGCGAATTCCGTGGAAAAATGCGCGGTGAGGCTAAAGGTGGTAAAGAAGTTTCATTCGGTGAATACGGACTTCAAGCCACAACTAGCCACTGGATTACAAACCGTCAAATCGAAGCTGCCCGTATTGCGATGACTCGTTACATGAAACGTGGTGGTAAAGTTTGGATTAAAATCTTCCCACACAAATCATACACTGCAAAAGCTATCGGTGTACGTATGGGTTCTGGTAAAGGGGCACCTGAAGGTTGGGTAGCACCAGTTAAACGTGGTAAAGTGATGTTTGAAATTGCTGGTGTTTCTGAAGAAATTGCTCGCGAAGCATTACGTCTTGCTAGCCACAAATTACCAGTTAAGTGCAAATTCGTAAAACGTGAAGCAGAATAA
- the rpmC gene encoding 50S ribosomal protein L29 produces the protein MKLQEIKDFVKELRGLSQEELAKKENELKKELFDLRFQAAAGQLEKTARLDEVKKQIARVKTVQSEMK, from the coding sequence ATGAAACTTCAAGAAATTAAAGATTTTGTTAAAGAGCTTCGTGGATTGTCTCAAGAAGAACTTGCTAAGAAAGAAAACGAACTCAAAAAAGAATTGTTTGATCTTCGTTTCCAAGCTGCAGCAGGTCAACTTGAAAAGACTGCTCGCCTTGACGAAGTTAAGAAACAAATTGCACGTGTTAAAACTGTGCAATCAGAAATGAAATAA
- the rpsQ gene encoding 30S ribosomal protein S17, giving the protein MERNQRKTLYGRVVSDKMDKTITVVVETKRNHPVYGKRINYSKKYKAHDENNVAKEGDIVRIMETRPLSATKRFRLVEVVEKAVII; this is encoded by the coding sequence ATGGAACGTAATCAACGTAAAACTCTTTACGGACGCGTAGTGTCTGACAAGATGGACAAAACAATCACAGTTGTAGTTGAAACTAAACGTAACCACCCAGTCTATGGTAAACGTATCAACTATTCTAAAAAATATAAAGCACATGACGAAAACAACGTTGCTAAAGAAGGCGATATCGTTCGTATCATGGAAACTCGCCCACTTTCAGCTACAAAACGTTTCCGTCTTGTGGAAGTAGTGGAAAAAGCTGTTATTATCTAA
- the rplN gene encoding 50S ribosomal protein L14, translating into MIQQETRLKVADNSGAREILTIKVLGGSGRKFANIGDVIVASVKQATPGGAVKKGDVVKAVIVRTKTGARRPDGSYIKFDDNAAVIIRDDKTPRGTRIFGPVARELREGGYMKIVSLAPEVL; encoded by the coding sequence ATGATTCAACAAGAAACTCGCTTGAAAGTTGCTGATAATAGCGGTGCTCGTGAGATCTTGACTATCAAAGTACTTGGTGGTTCAGGACGTAAATTCGCTAACATCGGTGACGTAATCGTTGCTTCTGTAAAACAAGCTACTCCTGGTGGAGCAGTTAAAAAAGGTGATGTGGTTAAAGCTGTTATCGTTCGTACAAAAACTGGTGCACGCCGTCCAGACGGTTCATACATCAAATTTGACGACAATGCTGCTGTAATCATCCGTGATGATAAAACTCCTCGCGGAACTCGTATCTTTGGCCCAGTTGCACGCGAATTGCGTGAGGGTGGCTACATGAAGATCGTATCACTTGCACCAGAAGTACTTTAA
- the rplX gene encoding 50S ribosomal protein L24, whose protein sequence is MFVKKGDKVRVIAGKDKGTEAVVLKALPKVNKVIVEGVGMIKKHQKPNTENPQGAIVEKEAPIHVSNVQVLDKNGVAGRIGYKVVDGKKVRYSKKSGEVLD, encoded by the coding sequence ATGTTTGTAAAAAAAGGCGACAAAGTTCGCGTAATTGCTGGCAAGGACAAAGGCACTGAAGCTGTAGTTCTTAAAGCACTTCCAAAAGTTAACAAAGTTATTGTTGAAGGTGTTGGAATGATTAAAAAACACCAAAAACCTAACACTGAAAATCCTCAAGGAGCTATCGTCGAAAAAGAAGCACCTATCCATGTCTCTAATGTTCAAGTATTAGATAAAAATGGTGTAGCTGGACGTATTGGTTATAAAGTTGTTGACGGTAAAAAAGTACGTTACAGCAAAAAATCAGGCGAAGTGCTTGATTAA
- the rplE gene encoding 50S ribosomal protein L5: MANRLKEKYTNEVIPALTEKFNYTSVMAVPKVEKIVLNMGVGDAVSNAKNLEKAAAELALISGQKPLITKAKKSIAGFRLREGVAIGAKVTLRGERMYEFLDKLVSVSLPRVRDFHGVPTKSFDGRGNYTLGVKEQLIFPEISFDDVDKVRGLDIVIVTTANTDEESRELLKGLGMPFAK; encoded by the coding sequence ATGGCAAATCGTTTAAAAGAAAAATATACTAACGAAGTAATTCCTGCGTTGACAGAGAAATTCAATTACACATCAGTTATGGCTGTGCCAAAAGTTGAGAAAATTGTTCTCAATATGGGTGTTGGTGATGCTGTATCCAACGCAAAAAACCTAGAGAAAGCTGCAGCTGAATTAGCACTTATCTCAGGTCAAAAACCACTTATTACTAAAGCTAAGAAATCAATCGCTGGCTTCCGTCTTCGTGAAGGTGTAGCGATCGGTGCAAAAGTTACCCTCCGTGGCGAACGTATGTACGAATTCCTAGACAAATTGGTTAGCGTTTCACTTCCTCGTGTACGTGACTTCCATGGCGTTCCAACAAAATCGTTTGATGGACGCGGAAACTACACTCTCGGTGTGAAAGAACAACTTATCTTCCCAGAAATCAGCTTTGATGATGTTGATAAAGTACGTGGTCTTGATATTGTAATCGTCACTACTGCAAATACTGACGAAGAATCACGTGAATTGCTTAAGGGCCTTGGAATGCCTTTTGCAAAATAA
- a CDS encoding type Z 30S ribosomal protein S14: MAKKSMIAKNKRPAKHSTQAYTRCEKCGRPHSVYRKFKLCRVCFRELAYKGQIPGVVKASW, translated from the coding sequence TTGGCTAAAAAATCTATGATTGCTAAGAACAAACGTCCTGCAAAACACTCTACACAAGCTTATACTCGCTGTGAAAAATGTGGACGTCCACATTCAGTTTACCGCAAGTTTAAACTTTGTCGTGTTTGCTTCCGTGAATTGGCTTACAAAGGTCAAATTCCAGGTGTTGTCAAAGCTTCTTGGTAA
- the rpsH gene encoding 30S ribosomal protein S8: MVMTDPIADFLTRIRNANQVKHEVLEVPASNIKKGIAEILKREGFVKNVEVIEDDKQGIIRVFLKYGKNGERVITNLKRISKPGLRVYAKRDDMPKVLNGLGIAIISTSEGLLTDKEARQKNVGGEVIAYVW; this comes from the coding sequence ATGGTTATGACTGACCCAATTGCAGACTTTTTAACACGTATCCGTAATGCTAATCAAGTAAAACACGAAGTGTTAGAAGTACCTGCTTCAAACATTAAAAAAGGGATTGCTGAGATTCTTAAACGTGAAGGTTTTGTAAAAAATGTTGAAGTTATCGAAGATGATAAACAAGGCATCATTCGTGTGTTCTTAAAATACGGAAAAAATGGTGAACGTGTTATCACTAACTTAAAACGTATTTCAAAACCAGGTCTTCGCGTTTACGCAAAACGTGATGACATGCCTAAAGTTCTTAACGGACTTGGAATTGCAATCATTTCAACATCAGAAGGTCTTTTGACTGACAAAGAAGCTCGCCAAAAGAATGTTGGTGGAGAAGTGATCGCTTACGTTTGGTAA
- the rplF gene encoding 50S ribosomal protein L6 — protein sequence MSRIGNKVITMPAGVELTNNNNVITVKGPKGELTREFNKNIEIKVEGTEITVVRPNDSKEMKTIHGTTRANLNNMVVGVSEGFKKDLEMKGVGYRAQLQGTKLVLSVGKSHQDEVEAPEGITFTVANPTSISVEGINKEVVGQTAAYIRSLRSPEPYKGKGIRYVGEYVRLKEGKTGK from the coding sequence ATGTCACGTATTGGTAATAAAGTAATTACTATGCCTGCAGGCGTTGAATTAACAAATAACAACAATGTTATTACTGTTAAAGGCCCTAAAGGCGAACTCACTCGTGAGTTCAACAAAAATATTGAAATCAAAGTTGAAGGGACTGAAATCACAGTTGTACGTCCTAACGACTCAAAAGAAATGAAAACAATCCATGGTACAACCCGTGCTAACTTGAATAACATGGTTGTAGGTGTTTCTGAAGGTTTCAAAAAAGATCTTGAAATGAAGGGTGTCGGTTACCGTGCTCAACTTCAAGGTACTAAACTTGTCCTTTCAGTAGGTAAATCTCACCAAGACGAAGTTGAAGCTCCAGAAGGAATTACTTTCACTGTTGCTAACCCAACTTCAATCTCAGTTGAAGGAATCAACAAAGAAGTTGTTGGTCAAACAGCTGCTTACATCCGTAGCTTGCGTTCACCAGAGCCTTACAAAGGCAAAGGGATCCGTTACGTTGGTGAATACGTACGCCTTAAAGAAGGTAAAACAGGTAAATAA
- the rplR gene encoding 50S ribosomal protein L18 produces the protein MISKPDKNKIRQKRHRRVRGKLSGTADRPRLNVFRSNTGIYAQVIDDVAGVTLASASTLDKDVSKGTKTEQAVVVGKLVAERAVAKGISEVVFDRGGYLYHGRVKALADAARENGLKF, from the coding sequence GTGATTTCGAAACCAGATAAAAACAAAATCCGCCAAAAACGCCACCGTCGCGTCCGCGGTAAACTCTCTGGAACTGCTGATCGCCCACGTTTGAACGTATTCCGTTCTAATACAGGCATCTACGCTCAAGTTATTGATGACGTAGCGGGTGTAACGCTCGCAAGTGCATCAACTCTTGATAAAGACGTTTCTAAAGGAACAAAAACAGAACAAGCCGTTGTAGTCGGCAAACTTGTTGCTGAACGTGCAGTGGCTAAAGGTATTTCTGAAGTGGTGTTTGACCGCGGTGGATATCTCTATCACGGACGTGTTAAAGCCTTGGCTGATGCAGCTCGTGAAAACGGATTGAAATTCTAA